One Paenibacillus crassostreae DNA segment encodes these proteins:
- a CDS encoding phosphopantetheine-binding protein, with protein MENIEKKVFELIVDRLELKDVRFEDIDYDDPIFASFDEEGRGMQLDSVDALEIVVGLNEEFGIKVSDENMAVFRSIRTIAEFIREQQITVE; from the coding sequence ATGGAAAATATAGAAAAAAAGGTGTTTGAATTAATTGTTGATAGGCTTGAATTAAAGGATGTTCGGTTCGAAGATATAGATTACGATGATCCCATCTTTGCTTCATTTGATGAAGAAGGAAGAGGGATGCAACTAGATTCAGTGGATGCATTAGAAATTGTCGTTGGATTGAATGAAGAATTTGGTATTAAGGTTAGTGATGAAAACATGGCTGTATTTCGGAGCATTAGGACTATCGCTGAATTTATTCGTGAACAGCAGATTACGGTTGAATGA
- a CDS encoding beta-ketoacyl-[acyl-carrier-protein] synthase family protein has translation MKKRVVITGVEVLSANSTTYDDFVEVLRTGESGIKDCSIFDTIKLRTNKVGEIPLEFDRFDASNEKERLDNILDNTINKLFNQTGINAGYLHQKGSRAILSFATSLAGNEKIMAFSEGKRDYPYLAKIPQFLTHLKKKIGIIGESYVTMTACASGTAAAGIAYDCILNDSADIAVVGGADPLTLFACVGFHSLKSLSSDICKPFDERRNGINIGEASVFFIFEEYEHAMKRNAKIYAEVTGYGIGNDAYHMTTPDISGLGASRTMSKALDAVKKVDYINAHGTATMINDDMELKGIEDAFKELDQKDQVFISSTKSIFGHCLAAAGSVELAVAIAVLNEGFIPASRRFESRMVTNEKFTLVEGDSFEFEVGYVLSNSFAFGGNTASILLRRMSH, from the coding sequence ATGAAAAAAAGGGTCGTAATTACAGGTGTTGAAGTACTGAGCGCAAACTCCACAACTTATGATGATTTTGTTGAAGTATTAAGAACCGGAGAATCCGGTATTAAAGATTGCTCGATATTTGATACGATAAAGTTACGCACCAATAAAGTTGGCGAAATCCCTTTGGAATTTGATAGATTTGATGCTTCAAATGAAAAAGAACGGTTAGACAACATACTTGATAACACAATAAACAAATTATTTAATCAGACAGGAATTAATGCTGGCTATCTTCATCAAAAAGGATCAAGGGCCATACTTAGTTTTGCTACTTCCTTAGCCGGAAATGAAAAAATCATGGCATTCAGTGAAGGGAAAAGGGATTATCCCTACTTAGCTAAAATTCCGCAATTTCTAACTCATTTAAAAAAGAAGATTGGGATTATCGGTGAAAGCTATGTAACGATGACAGCTTGTGCATCAGGAACTGCAGCAGCAGGTATTGCCTATGATTGTATATTAAATGATAGTGCGGATATTGCAGTAGTAGGAGGTGCAGATCCACTAACATTATTTGCATGTGTAGGTTTTCATTCGTTGAAATCTCTTAGTAGTGATATATGTAAGCCATTCGATGAACGCAGAAATGGAATCAATATTGGTGAAGCTTCAGTTTTTTTCATCTTTGAAGAATATGAACATGCTATGAAAAGAAATGCGAAAATTTATGCAGAGGTTACCGGATACGGTATTGGAAATGATGCCTATCATATGACTACTCCGGATATTTCTGGTTTAGGTGCAAGTCGTACGATGTCCAAGGCACTCGATGCGGTAAAAAAAGTTGATTACATCAATGCACATGGAACGGCAACTATGATTAATGATGATATGGAACTTAAGGGAATAGAAGATGCATTTAAAGAGCTGGATCAGAAAGATCAGGTATTCATTTCATCGACAAAATCTATTTTTGGCCATTGTCTAGCAGCTGCTGGATCAGTGGAATTGGCTGTAGCCATTGCAGTATTAAATGAAGGTTTTATTCCCGCTTCAAGACGGTTTGAATCAAGAATGGTTACAAATGAAAAGTTTACTCTAGTAGAAGGAGATTCATTTGAATTTGAAGTGGGATATGTACTATCAAATTCATTCGCATTCGGTGGGAACACCGCCAGTATTCTATTGAGGAGGATGAGTCATTGA
- a CDS encoding phytoene desaturase family protein, whose translation MAIIGSGFAGMTAAVLLAQKGYRTTVFERHYRLGGYGHSFRRKGFEFHTSIYKIPSQWNGLMEVMDITFGNDEKMFSTSQYIFEDSGAIISGGNPEHQLIEKFPESSQMLTDFFTKMKDVGELFEKIFESGYSIKNLKVSEAQTYIEFSKMTISELLDKYFGDQTRLKDMIMATLDFTGDNIALVIPVSLKAVKPDVVDQLPIGGAPRMIGRLKERLIQYGGKVRLREEVTKLEIDDSGVCIRFETNKDNYENFDEIIVASDINFFYDKLLNSNITHDFKKQDYAISESSFSVWLGLNCSYEDLCLPSETVYYSLANKTWDLLSVQEPLVPTSGFLFISGLFSKDPLSTPKGKSQVCIGLPCSMQYFQQCKELGLYEEVKAELGAKLIDIVSELIPNIRDYIYIQEIASPLTYYSYTLNTNGATIGYQKNKNFVLSSKRHKNINKSLRNITFGSQWTSLHAGVMGAMEEGIKATNIVLKRYGHLPYDYMEKLH comes from the coding sequence GTGGCGATCATCGGTTCAGGATTTGCTGGTATGACAGCTGCGGTGTTACTAGCTCAAAAAGGCTACAGAACTACGGTATTTGAGCGGCATTACAGATTGGGCGGATATGGACATAGCTTTCGTAGAAAAGGATTTGAATTTCATACTTCGATATATAAAATCCCCTCTCAATGGAATGGCTTAATGGAAGTAATGGATATCACTTTTGGCAATGATGAAAAAATGTTTTCGACATCGCAGTATATCTTTGAAGATTCTGGTGCAATCATATCTGGTGGAAATCCAGAACACCAACTTATTGAGAAGTTTCCTGAATCGTCTCAAATGCTTACTGATTTCTTCACAAAAATGAAGGATGTCGGAGAGTTATTCGAGAAAATTTTCGAATCTGGGTATAGCATCAAAAATTTAAAAGTTTCAGAAGCACAAACATATATTGAGTTTTCAAAAATGACAATTAGTGAACTATTGGACAAATATTTTGGAGATCAAACAAGGCTAAAAGATATGATCATGGCAACATTGGATTTCACAGGCGATAACATTGCCTTAGTCATCCCCGTTAGTCTAAAAGCCGTTAAACCCGATGTGGTAGATCAATTGCCTATTGGTGGAGCTCCAAGAATGATAGGCAGATTGAAAGAGCGTTTGATTCAGTATGGTGGGAAAGTCCGTTTGCGGGAAGAGGTAACCAAGCTAGAAATTGACGATTCAGGTGTCTGCATTAGATTTGAAACAAACAAAGATAATTACGAAAACTTTGATGAAATCATCGTCGCTTCAGATATTAATTTCTTTTATGATAAGTTGTTGAATTCTAATATTACTCATGATTTCAAAAAACAAGATTATGCGATATCCGAATCGAGTTTCTCCGTTTGGTTAGGACTTAATTGTTCTTATGAGGACCTATGTTTGCCATCAGAAACCGTATATTATTCACTAGCAAACAAGACTTGGGATCTTCTTTCAGTTCAAGAACCGCTAGTTCCAACCTCGGGATTTCTTTTTATAAGTGGTTTATTTAGTAAAGATCCTTTAAGTACACCCAAAGGAAAATCACAAGTGTGTATTGGATTGCCATGTAGCATGCAGTATTTTCAACAGTGCAAAGAATTGGGACTATATGAAGAAGTGAAGGCAGAGCTTGGAGCCAAATTGATTGACATCGTATCTGAATTAATTCCGAACATACGGGATTATATTTATATCCAAGAAATTGCATCGCCACTAACCTACTATTCCTATACCTTAAATACGAACGGTGCAACAATCGGATATCAAAAGAATAAAAATTTCGTATTAAGTTCGAAACGTCATAAAAATATCAATAAAAGTTTACGAAATATTACTTTTGGAAGCCAATGGACGTCACTTCATGCTGGCGTAATGGGAGCAATGGAGGAAGGAATTAAGGCAACTAATATTGTTTTGAAAAGATATGGTCATCTTCCTTATGACTATATGGAAAAATTACATTAG
- a CDS encoding acyl-CoA thioesterase → MNSYSYYFYPRFSDSDAYNIFHHAAYYYWFEEARFQFSREVLQFDEDIISGKDIKFPVIESYCKYKKAIPFNTIQLEIRLDFSITKSNKIVFEYRVLNGKTLCASGKTVHVFLYQNKLKYEIPAWFLEGIDIE, encoded by the coding sequence ATGAATAGCTATTCATACTATTTCTATCCTCGTTTCTCAGACTCTGATGCATATAACATATTTCATCATGCTGCATACTACTACTGGTTTGAAGAAGCCAGATTTCAATTTTCTAGAGAAGTATTACAGTTCGATGAAGATATTATTTCTGGAAAGGATATTAAATTTCCGGTAATAGAAAGTTATTGTAAATATAAAAAAGCTATTCCGTTCAATACCATTCAACTTGAGATCCGTTTAGATTTTTCAATTACTAAGAGCAATAAAATTGTGTTCGAATATCGCGTTCTTAATGGAAAGACCCTGTGTGCTAGCGGAAAAACTGTACATGTCTTTTTATATCAGAATAAGTTGAAGTATGAAATTCCAGCTTGGTTTCTGGAGGGGATCGATATTGAGTAA
- a CDS encoding DUF4872 domain-containing protein — MDRSLHPSCLIATFSNTMRIQNKFSIHDDLLFGLSRSFDFQYDMTKLPLSGETHTFWGTNLDAYIKLATALKFKYIVVSVDENNFMDELKLRLATHGSVVVEVSIKEYLDIIFQTDLNEFFDVVMESNTNHTINVTRIDDEVHFLDNYSLNPLTMDIDQFMKSVFPKDEAIIPSRGRIHCFDVTSIDQEVGKTKLLECIRSNMQTFLYSTNTYTGMRALRRFHKEIELMFKEDDIDKRKRNIYMFQLSCSKAGSGSFYRINYLRFLKKIRTSFSNSEELDKVQNIYSELHHMWKKFNVLIKGLLEEQNINNELYYQDIENHLESIIQSEKLGSELLLEFSLRNMELLQFSNEESDLSWEFTNVNCALYFEKMNLDYQFKFTNVLSDVKNDYVHYKNKAEVFMVDYELEKLVPYDDDYDSNHDNQQTYHYFIVHALEAG, encoded by the coding sequence ATGGATCGTTCATTGCACCCTTCATGTTTAATAGCTACTTTCTCTAATACGATGAGGATACAAAATAAATTTAGCATCCATGATGATCTATTATTTGGTTTATCGAGAAGTTTTGATTTCCAATATGATATGACCAAACTACCTCTATCAGGAGAGACTCATACGTTTTGGGGTACCAATCTTGATGCATATATCAAATTAGCGACGGCCTTGAAATTTAAGTATATTGTTGTGTCCGTGGATGAAAATAACTTTATGGACGAACTTAAACTCAGGTTGGCTACCCATGGCAGTGTTGTTGTTGAAGTATCAATTAAAGAGTACTTGGATATCATCTTTCAAACTGATCTTAACGAATTTTTTGATGTAGTCATGGAAAGTAACACGAATCACACCATAAATGTGACCCGTATAGACGACGAAGTTCATTTTTTAGATAATTACAGCCTAAATCCTTTAACAATGGATATCGATCAGTTCATGAAATCTGTATTCCCAAAAGATGAGGCAATCATTCCATCGAGAGGAAGAATTCATTGTTTTGATGTTACTTCGATTGATCAAGAGGTAGGAAAGACGAAGTTACTAGAATGTATTCGAAGCAATATGCAAACATTCTTATATTCCACAAATACCTATACAGGAATGAGGGCTCTTCGTAGATTCCATAAAGAGATTGAGTTGATGTTTAAAGAAGATGATATCGACAAGAGAAAACGGAATATCTATATGTTCCAACTATCATGTTCGAAAGCAGGAAGCGGGAGTTTTTATCGCATAAATTATTTAAGGTTTCTAAAAAAGATAAGAACTTCTTTTTCCAATTCTGAGGAACTAGATAAGGTACAAAATATTTACAGTGAACTACACCACATGTGGAAAAAATTCAATGTTCTTATTAAAGGCTTGTTAGAAGAGCAAAACATAAATAACGAATTATACTATCAAGACATCGAAAATCATCTGGAATCTATTATTCAATCGGAGAAATTAGGATCAGAATTATTACTCGAGTTTTCATTAAGAAATATGGAGTTATTACAATTTTCAAATGAAGAGAGTGATCTTTCTTGGGAGTTCACTAATGTAAATTGTGCGTTGTATTTTGAAAAAATGAATTTGGATTATCAATTTAAATTCACAAATGTGTTATCAGACGTTAAGAATGATTATGTTCATTACAAGAACAAAGCCGAGGTCTTTATGGTCGATTATGAGCTAGAAAAACTCGTACCCTACGATGATGACTATGATTCAAATCATGACAATCAACAGACTTATCATTATTTTATTGTACATGCATTGGAGGCTGGATAG